Proteins encoded together in one Telopea speciosissima isolate NSW1024214 ecotype Mountain lineage chromosome 4, Tspe_v1, whole genome shotgun sequence window:
- the LOC122658822 gene encoding alcohol dehydrogenase-like 7, with translation MSMSMSMSMEEEQKPKGGRKPIRCRAAICRKAGEPLQIEEVEVAPPKAWEVRIKIICTSLCYSDVTFWKMEVPPAIFPIILGHEAVGVVESVGENVKEVTEGDTVIPTLLTECQECKDCNSKKSNKCSKFPFIVSPFLPRDGTMTRFTDSKGEEIYHFLNVSSFSEYTVVDVANVTKIDPSIPPNRACLLGCGISTGVGAAWKTANVETGTNVAIFGLGAIGLAVAEGARLRGATKIIGVDLNPDKFEIGKKFGVTDFINPSDCANKPVHEVIGEMTDGGADYCFECVGLTSVVHQAFASCRKGWGKTVMLGVDKPTSQLSINSYELLYSGKTITGSLFGDVKPKTDIPLLVKSYLDKELRLDEYITHEVQFEDINKAFDLLLTGKSIRCVIWMDKLNPPM, from the exons atgagcaTGAGCATGAGCATGAGCATGGAGGAGGAGCAGAAGCCCAAAGGAGGAAGGAAGCCTATTCGATGTAGAG CGGCAATATGTAGGAAAGCAGGGGAGCCTTTACAAATAGAGGAGGTGGAAGTCGCTCCACCAAAAGCTTGGGAAGTTCGGATTAAGATCATTTGCACATCACTTTGTTACAGCGATGTTACCTTCTGGAAGATGGAA GTTCCACCTGCAATTTTTCCAATAATATTAGGACACGAAGCTGTCGG GGTTGTGGAAAGTGTTGGGGAAAATGTGAAAGAAGTGACGGAAGGAGACACAGTGATTCCAACACTGTTAACAGAGTGCCAGGAGTGCAAGGACTGCAACTCAAAGAAGAGCAACAAATGCTCCAAATTTCCTTTCATTGTCTCTCCATTCTTACCCAGAGACGGCACGATGACCCGATTCACTGACTCCAAAGGAGAGGAGATATACCATTTTTTAAATGTCTCCAGTTTCAGCGAATACACTGTGGTGGACGTTGCTAATGTAACCAAGATCGATCCTTCCATTCCTCCTAACAGAGCATGCTTACTTGGTTGCGGGATTTCAACTG GGGTTGGAGCAGCATGGAAAACTGCGAATGTGGAAACAGGGACCAATGTTGCCATTTTTGGCTTAGGAGCTATTGGCTTAGCG GTTGCAGAGGGAGCAAGACTCCGTGGAGCTACCAAAATTATTGGTGTGGATTTGAATCCAGACAAGTTTGAGATTG GGAAGAAATTTGGTGTCACAGATTTCATTAACCCATCAGACTGCGCGAACAAGCCTGTCCACGAG GTGATTGGTGAGATGACAGATGGGGGAGCTGACTACTGCTTCGAGTGCGTTGGTTTGACCTCTGTTGTGCATCAAGCATTCGCGAGCTGTCggaag GGTTGGGGAAAGACAGTTATGTTAGGTGTGGACAAGCCTACCTCTCAATTAAGCATCAATTCATATGAACTTCTTTACAGTGGTAAAACCATAACAGGTTCTCTGTTTGGAGATGTTAAACCCAAAACTGACATTCCACTTCTCGTAAAATCTTATTTAGACAAG GAGCTTCGATTGGATGAGTACATTACACATGAGGTGCAATTTGAGGACATTAATAAAGCTTTTGATTTACTCCTCACCGGAAAGAGCATTCGTTGTGTTATTTGGATGGACAAGTTAAACCCTCCCATGTAA
- the LOC122659723 gene encoding uncharacterized protein LOC122659723, with the protein MHVKSDSEVTSLDASSPPRSPRRPLYYVQSPSQHDVEKMSYGSSPIGSPHHYHSSPIHHSRESSTTRFSASLKNPRNVTAWKKIHRDVNEEEDEDDVVAGGRSSGEVARFYVLCFIFSFVVLFTVFSLILWGASKPYKPKISIKSIVFESFNIQAGMDGSGVPTDMMSLNSTVKIWFRNPATFFGIHVTSTPLQLYYYQLKLAAGYMEKFYQSRKSQRMITVTVKGSQVPLYGGVSVVNGGEQDLKSMVVPLNLTFLVRSRAYVLGKLVRPKFYRNIRCAVTLQGNLLGKPISLLHSCDYQ; encoded by the exons ATGCACGTGAAATCTGACTCGGAGGTTACGAGTCTGGACGCATCGTCGCCGCCACGGTCCCCTCGGCGGCCCCTCTACTACGTGCAGAGCCCATCGCAGCATGATGTGGAGAAGATGTCGTACGGATCGAGCCCCATAGGTTCTCCACATCACTACCATAGTTCTCCCATTCATCATTCCCGTGAATCGTCCACCACCCGATTCTCGGCTTCTCTAAAGAACCCTAGAAATGTCACCGCATGGAAGAAGATCCACAGAGATGTcaacgaagaagaagacgaagacgaTGTCGTCGCAGGTGGCAGGAGTTCAGGCGAGGTTGCGAGATTCTATGTGCTCTGTTTCATTTTCTCCTTCGTCGTTCTGTTCACGGTGTTCTCGTTGATCTTGTGGGGCGCAAGCAAACCATACAAACCCAAAATCTCCATTAAG AGCATAGTGTTCGAGAGCTTTAACATACAAGCAGGGATGGACGGTTCAGGAGTCCCGACGGATATGATGTCATTGAATTCGACGGTCAAGATTTGGTTCAGGAATCCAGCTACCTTCTTCGGTATCCACGTCACTTCCACCCCACTCCAACTCTACTACTATCAGCTCAAGCTAGCCGCTGGATAT ATGGAGAAGTTCTACCAATCGAGGAAGAGCCAGCGGATGATAACGGTAACAGTGAAGGGAAGCCAAGTGCCGTTGTATGGAGGGGTATCGGTAGTGAACGGAGGAGAGCAGGACCTGAAGAGCATGGTGGTGCCGCTGAACCTGACGTTCCTAGTGAGGTCAAGGGCTTATGTTCTCGGGAAGCTGGTGAGGCCCAAGTTCTATCGGAACATACGTTGTGCCGTCACATTGCAAGGCAACCTACTCGGCAAGCCCATCTCTTTGCTCCATTCTTGTGATTATCAATGA
- the LOC122658297 gene encoding phosphoprotein ECPP44-like: DGQVFKVSEEPEDEFQKLKGSEQPRDEFEKVKVLEQTEEHKEEEEGKKKPGLLGKLHRTNSNSSISSSDEEEVEEGGEKKKKTKKGLKEQMASDREQEKKEEQENYLDTSVHMEKSDDVNQAPPPHVELVAYPEEKKGLLEKIKEKVPGRHKKTEDANATSPLPSPVSPAEYAGEGHAHDGEGKEKKGLLEKIKGKIPGYHKNSEETTGGH; the protein is encoded by the exons GACGGCCAGGTGTTCAAGGTTTCTGAAGAACCAGAAGACGAGTTTCAGAAGCTCAAGGGGTCGGAACAACCCAGAGACGAGTTTGAGAAAGTGAAGGTGTTGGAACAAACCGAAGAacacaaggaagaagaggagggtaAGAAGAAGCCTGGTCTTCTTGGGAAGCTTCACCGAACTAACAGCAACTCCAGTATCTCG TCTAGCGAtgaggaagaagtagaagagggcggagagaaaaagaagaagacgaagaaagGATTAAAGGAGCAGATGGCGAGTGACAGGGAacaggagaagaaagaggagcaaGAAAACTACTTGGACACCAGCGTCCACATGGAGAAGAGTGATGACGTCAACCAAGCCCCACCACCACATGTTGAGTTGGTGGCATATccagaggagaagaagggtttgctGGAAAAGATCAAAGAGAAGGTACCTGGGCGACACAAGAAAACCGAAGATGCCAACGCAACTTCGCCTTTACCTTCTCCGGTTAGTCCGGCGGAGTATGCCGGAGAAGGGCATGCTCACGATGGGGAGGgcaaagagaagaagggattATTGGAGAAGATCAAGGGAAAAATTCCTGGGTACCATAAGAATAGTGAGGAGACTACGGGTGGGCACTAA